TGCTGATGCTGAACAAGTTGAACCTTCTTTAACAAGAGAAGGTTCAGAACCAGGAAAAACAGAGGTCTATGATGAATTGCCTGCGTCTCCAGAAAAGTCGCCATTTCTATAGAATGTATTTAAAATAAAATTTAAATATATATGAAAAACTCTTGTATTACGAGAGTTTTTCATATATATTATATGTTTATAATTTTTTGTGGTATAATATAAAGGAATTAAAGGGGAATATATTAATGAACAGATGGTATTTATGAATAGCAATTACAATAATGGCCTTAGCAGGTTTTTCGTTTTATTTAGTGTGAGATTTAAATCAATGATTTACACAACCAGAAAACTACATCGTTTTCATCCAAAATAACTTTATTCTAAACTTAGAGGATACATCAATTTTGCCAGTTTTTAGTGGTAAAGGAATGTCGACGTTTTACCTATTGTTTGCATTTGATGGGGCTATTCTTGCATTAAGTATTTACTTAATTGGTTATGCAATCTACTTAGGATTAGATGGATTTGGTAGAGTTTCGTCATTTATTTGAGCGTTAGTTCCCGGTTTAGTGGCTCTTGGACTAGCGGTAACCCAAATTTTCTTACTGGCAACTTTATTCCATAACTTTGCAACCTCTCCACTAGAGTATGGTAAATTTTTAGATTTTAAAAAAGAACAGTGATATTTGACAGAAAAATTTGACGATTTATTTATCTTTAATGGGGTAACAAAACAATACGTAGCTAATCCTCAAAATGAAATTATTAAACTTGTAACAAAAACTTGTTATGTTGGATATGCAGCAGCGGGAGTAGGGGTGATTTCACCACTACTTTACGTAGCAATTCGTAGATAAAAATAAAGCCCTAATGGCTTTATTTTTTTTGGAATTTTATTCTTAAAAAATTGATATCAATTTTTTAAGATACTTCATTTAGTACTATTAGTAAGAGGTGAATAAAATGGATTATATATTTGATATCGGGGGTATGTCTAGTAAATTTGAAATTTATGATGGTGATAAAAAAGTTAAGTCAGGAAACTTTATCTATGAAAAGTTTGTAAATAATTTTGAAATCATTGAAATCATTGATAACATAATTACTAAAAACCAAGATAAATTTCCCATAACAGTTATTGGAATCTCTTCTCCTGGAATTGTTGATCCGGTTTCTGGACAAATTTCAGGTTTAGCCGCGATTGAGAACTATCATTTAGTTAACTGGAAAACTGAACTTCAGAAATGAACAAATCAGGTATTTATTGAAAATGATGCCAACTGTGCAGCTTTAGCGGAGTTAAGTAGTGGTAATGCTAAAAATTTTAGTAATGTTTTATTTCTAGTAATCGGAACGGGAATTGGGGGAAGTTTAATAATTGATAAAAAACTTTACTCAGGTAGTTTCTTGCAAGCGGGAGAAATTGGTTGTGGTTTAGAATTTATTGAAGACAATAACTACTACAACAGTTCTACGCAATGTTCAACAAATGCTTTAATAAACTTTTATCAAAAATTGACTTATGAGAAAAAAACCGGTGAAGAAATTATGAAAAATTATCAAACTGATAAAGCGGCTAGAACAGCTGTGGATAAAATGGTCTTTAATATTGCTAAATTAATTATGAACTCAGCTTTTCTAATTGATCCCCAACTTGTTTTGATTGGTGGGGGCATTAGTCAGAGTAGTTTGTTAATTGAGTTAGTAACTATTAAAATAGATGAAATACTAAAACTAACAAATCTTAAAAGAAACTATGAAATTAAATCGTGCTATTATTATAATGAAGCAAACTTAATAGGAGCTCGCGCTTTAACAAAGGAGAAATAAAATGAAATTAAAATTTCCAAAGGATTTTTTATGAGGTACAGCTACCTCGGGTCCACAATCAGAGGGAACAAAAGATAAACCACACTTAAATGTAATGGATAAGTGGTTTGAACTTAAGCCAGAAGATTTTCACAATCAAGTTGGTCCAACAATAGCTTGTGATACTTATCAAAGATATGAAGAAGATATTCAGATTATGAAATCATTGAATTTAAATAGCTTTAGAACATCAATTCAGTGATCGCGATTTATTGATGATTTAGAAACTGGAACAATTAATGAGAAAGCTCTAAAATATTATCGTGACTATTTTTCAAAACTTAAAAAAGCCGGTATTAAATTAATGGTAAATTTATATCACTTTGATATGCCATGAGAACTTCAAGAAATTGGGGGATTTGGTAACAAAAAAGTAACTGACCTATTTGCACTTTATGCGAAAAGATGTTTTGAATCTTTTGGGGATTTAGTAGATATGTGATCAACAATGAATGAACCAATTGTTCCTGTTGAAGCGCAATATTTATACCATTGATGATACCCATACATTAGTGACTATAAGTTAGCAGCACAAGTAGGGTACAACACAATTTTAGCCCATGCTAAAGCGGTTTTAGAATTTAAGAAACTTTTTGCAAATGATGCTAAAAAAGAAATTACTGTGGTCTTGAACTTGACTCCAAGTTACTCAAAAGATTTGGAAGCTAAAAATATTAAAGCCGCAAAAATCAGTGATGCCTTTTTTAACAAATCAATGTTAGATGCTGCTGTTAAAGGAGAGTTTAATAAAGACTTTGTTGAAATTTTAAAAACCGATCAAGTGCTCCCTGAATATACTAAAGAAGAATTAAAAATAATTGCAGAAAATAAAATTGATTTTTTAGCAGTTAACTACTATCAACCACGAAGAATTCAAGCCCTTTCAAAACCTTACCAAGGGGAAAATATGCCCGATAAGTATTTTGAAGTTTATGATTGAAAAGAGAAAAGAATTAATCCTCACCGAGGATGAGAAATTCACCCAGAAACAATTTATAACATTGCAATGGATATTAAGAATAACTATGGAAACATTAAATGATTTATTTCTGAAAATGGAATGGGTGTTGAAGGTGAAGAAAAATTCCTAGACGCTAATGGTGTGATTCAAGATGATTATCGAATTGATTTCATTAAAGAACATTTGTATTGACTAAATAAAGCTATTAACGAGGGATCAAATTGTTTTGGTTACCAAATGTGAACTTTTATTGACTGTTGAAGTTGAGCCAACTCATTTAAAAATCGATATGGTTTTGTAGCCTTAGACTTAACAACACAAAAACGAACAATTAAAAAATCAGGACAGTGAATTAAAGAATGTATTAGTAAAAATGAGTTTGAAATTGATGAAAGCTTAGTTGTTAAAAACTAAGCTTTTGCTTTATCAAACTGCAAGTAATAAAGAGGTTTAAATTTGATATAATTAAATAATAGTTAGGATTACATATGAACGAAATTATACATACAATCATTGATAGAGCTTACATGATCAAATCAACATCAGGAGCTCAAAAATTAGTCGAGGAAGCTAAAATTTACTGCTCAAGCCTTGGTCTTAACAACCTGAAGGAATTAAACGAAGATGAGCAAAAAATAGTTTTAGAGTTAATTTGAACTTGAAATTTAGTTTACTCATTTGCTAGCTGATACATCAAATTTGTAACTGCTCAAGAAATGGAAGCAATCGATGAAAATTTGAAAGAAAAGTTTTCAAAGTCATTTAGTGTTTTCACTGAGGGACAAAACATTTTTGCTTCAAATAACATCGATTTTAAACCTCATCCAGAAATCGTTGAAGCTGCCAACAAATTTGAATTAAAGTTAATTACAATGAATTAAAAATAACCAAAACAAGCACCACAAATAAAATCAGCTATTAAAAAAGCTGCTTGGAAGTGGCGCTTTTTTATTTTAAATTAAAACCTTAAAATCATTGTATTATTTTGATTATTTAATTAAAATAATGATAATGTGAAAGGTGGATGTAAATATGTTCAAAAAATCACTTTATAATTTACAAGAACAATATTTAATCACTCAGTGATTATTTGTTTTTGCATCCCGCTCAGAAGCTTTTGAGAAAGTTTTAGAGAATGAATCACTCTCCGTATTAGCTAATTTAGCTTAATTAAAATGCAAACTAAGTTTGTATAATTTTTTATTGTTTAATTAGTAAAGGAGAAATACGATGGAAAAAAATAGTATTCTTCAAATCCGAAACATAACCAAGGACTATGATGGAAAAGTTGTTTTAAAAGGTATTAGTTTAAATATCCATGAAGGAGAATTTATTACACTTTTAGGTCCTAGTGGATGTGGTAAAACAACAACCTTGAATATTATCGGAGGATTTGAAAAACCCAATTCAGGAGAAATTCTGTTTGAAAATAAAAATCTTTTAGCACTACCAATTAATAAGAGACAAATGAACACAATCTTTCAAGGATATGCGCTTTTTCCGCACTTGGATGTTTTTGATAATGTGGCATATGGTCTTAGAAATAAAAAAACAAAACCTGACATCATTGAAAAAGAAGTGATGCAGCATTTAAAACAAGTTGGTTTACTAGGAAGTGAAAATAAAAGAGTCGATGAATTATCTGGGGGGCAAAAACAACGTGTGGCAATTGCTAGAGCACTAGTTATGAAACCCAAAATCCTCTTATTAGATGAACCAATGTCGGCACTAGATGTTCACTTAAAGAAAATCATGCAAGCGGAATTAAAAAGACTACAATTAGAAGTTGGAATTACTTTTATTTTAGTTACCCACGATCAAGAAGAGGCCTTAACGCTAAGCGATCGAGTGGTGGTTATGAATCAAGGAACAGTTCAACAAGTTGGAACTCCAGAAGATATTTATAATGAACCTGAGAACAAATGAGTGGCGAAATTTATTGGAACCAGCAATGTAATTGAAGACGGAATTTTTATTAAGGATCGTAAAGTTAAAATTGATAATCAAGAATTTAGTTGTCAAGATAAAGGTTTTGGTGAGAATGACGAAAACATTGATATAGTAATTAGACCCGAAGATATTGATATTGAACCAGTGGAAAAAGGTTTTTTCAAAGGTAAAGTTGAAAGTGTTATTTTTAAAGGGGTTTATTATGAAGTTGTTGTAGCAACTAAATTTAGAAATTGATTAATCCACACAACGGACTTAATCGAAGAGGGATCTGAAGTCGGGATTCGTTGAAATGTTGAAGATATTCATGTAATGTGAAAAGAAATTGATAACTAATGAGTGAACTTAAAAATAAAGATACAATCGAATCGAATTCAGAAAAAGAAAATATCTTTGAAGAAATTGAAGCGGTTCACGAAGAATTAAATTCAACCGACGATCCCAAATCAACCAAACCACCAGGAGTTTTTTATAAGCTAAAGAACTCTAACTTTATTGCAAAAACCAGTCAAAAAACTTGACCAATCTTACTACCGTTTATTATTGTAATGGTATTTTTAATAATCCTTCCCTTAATTGGAATTGTGGTATATGCTATAATTCAACCAACTAATAATAGCTTAGTATTTAAATTAAGCTTAGAAAATTTTGTAAAATTATTTAGCGATTCTAATATAATGATTGCGATGTTACTTTCAATTGCTTATGCTTTTGTTGCGGCTTTTTTCTGTGTTCTAATTGGCTATCCGATTGCTTACATAATGGCACAACTAAAAAGTAAAATGCTAGCCAAAAATGTTTGAGTTTTAGTGACAATGCCGATATGAATTAGTATGTTAATGAAAGTAATAGGGTTACAAACGGTGTTTTATATTTTAGCACCAACAGCATTGGGAACTCCAATTGCGATTATCATTGGGATGGTTTACATGTTTTTACCATTCTGTATTACCCCGATTTATAACTCTCTAGAAAGTATGGATAAAAGTCAACTGCTTGCAGCTAAAGATTTGGGCGCAAGTGACTCTAAAGCTTTCTTCCAATTTACTTTAAGACAATCAATTCCAGGAGTTCTAGCTGGATTCACCTTAGTAATTATTCAAGCGGCAACTTCGCTAATAGTTGTTCGTTATTTAGGAGATGGGAAAATCAACTTAATTTCCTCTATCATTGAATCTTACTTCTTTAAAGGAAGCAATTTTGGATATGGGGCAGCAATTTCAGTTGTTTTAGCAATCCTGATTGGAATTCTAATGCTTGTAATTAAACTAATCACAAATAAGTTTGAAGGAGGTTCAAGTAAAAAATGAAAAAATTCTTTAAATCAAGCTATTTCGCAATAATAATGGCTTTTATCTACATCCCTATTATTGTTATGATGATTTATTCATTTAACTCTGGGAAAACTATTTCACAATTTGAAGGATGAAGTTTGAAATGATACTCAGAATTCTTTAAGAACAGTCCTTTTATCAAATCAATCATTACCTCTTTATTTGTGGCGATTGTTTCAACAACGATTTCAGTTATCATCGGAACGCTAGCTGCAATTGGACTTAGTCGTGTTAATCGTACAACCCGCAATACATGATTTTCGATTGCCAACATTCCATTAGTAAATGCAGATGTCATCACGGCGGTTAGTTTAATGGTTGTCTTTATTATCGCGGGGTTAAAATTTGGAATTATGACCCTGATTGCAGCCCATATTTCATTTAACGTACCTTACGTATTAATAACAGTGATGCCAAGATTGAGAAAAATCGATCCTAATGTCATTGATGCAAGTTATGACCTGGGAAGTACCTCAAGACAAACAATGTTTAAAATAGTATTACCAATTTTAAGACCAGCCATTATTGCAGCAACAGCAATTGCTTTTGCAATGAGTTTTGATGATTTCATTATTTCTTACTTTACTGGCGGGGATCAAACCAACGTATCAACATTTATTTATACAGCCAAGAAGATTCAACCATACATTAATGCATTTGGAACAATTCTTGTTGGGGTAATCGTTTTATCAATTCTAATTTGAAATACAATTACCTTTACTAAGTCGCGCAAAGACGAAATAAAAAAACAGATCAAAGAAGGTTACTACAAATCAAAACAAATCGATGATTTAAATCGTCAATTAACAATCTTGTACCAAGAATTGATTTCTAATAAAACTATTAAGAAAAGTTGAAAGCCAAGTTTGCGAATGAAAGCATTCTTTTTGAGGATCCAAATTAGGATTTTGGAAAACAAAAACTACAATGCCAAAATCTCAAAACTGGAATGAAAAAAAGAATTAGTTAAAAACGAAATTAAATATGAAAAAAAATTATTCGTAGCTTATGCTAAATCGCAGTCTAAAATGAAGCTCTTGGAGCAACAATTATTAAAAAACTACAAGAGTCATCGTAAATCTCGTTTTCAAAGTGCTATTATCAAGTTATCAAAACGAATCAAAAATTATGAAGCAGAAATTGAAGCTATTAATGAAAGAAACCAAAGTGACTTGGAATGAATCAAAGAGATTGACCAAGAAATTTTAGAAATTCAATCTGAGTGAAATGCAAATAGCATTCTCTCTAAAAAAGAGAATCTGCAGTATCGTAAAAAAATTAAAAAACTGCAAATAAAACGCGATGAACTAAAAGAGGGTAGAAACCAGTTGAAACTTCGACTGATTCTTGAAAAATTAAAAAACTTACAACTTCGCTCACAAGAACAAATTCAAGATTTAGTTGAAAAACAAAAAGACCTAAGTAAATTATTGTTCTTGAAAGTTTCATTAACAAGTAGTGTTGATAAAAAAATTGCCAAAATTATGGGAAAACCAGATTTAGACATGGATGATAAAAAGATATTAGAAAATCTTGAGACTGAAAGATCAGAAGTGCTAGAAAACCGTCGTAATTTAATTAGAGAAAAAATTGTAACAATAGAAAATAAAATTGAATCAATTCAAGTTAAAACAGATCAAAAAAGAGAAAAATTATTTCCTGCTTTAAGTGATGGAGAAATTATTGCAAGTCACAATAAAGGTTTCTTCAAACGTTCTTGAAAAGGATTAATGGCGTTTTCTCTATTCACAGCTTCTTTCACTTTGCTAACTGTGGCCTATGTGAGAAATAATATCTATGACTTAGTAATAGGTAACTGAGGATCTTATATTAATCCTGAACTTATTTCAGAATTTGAAAAAAGATATAATGTTACTGTTAACTATCAACAATTTGATTCAAACGAATCTTTATATAATAAGCTATATACTTTTAACTATGATGTGATGGTTCCAAGTGACTATATGGTTCAAAAACTTGCAAGTGAAGGCAAATTATTAGAACTAGATTATAGTAAAATTAATTTATATGGTACTTTTAAAGATGACTTGGGCAAAGACCATTATTTTAAGGACTTAGAGGGAAATAAAATTAATAATTCTGCTGATAAGTACGAAGTAAATTCACATTTAATGAAATTAATGTTTGAATCAAGTACTGAATCAGTGGAACCAAATCCGAACTTAAATCAAAATATTACTGATTATGCAATTCCTTATTTTTGAGGAGACTTAGTGGTTGTTGCCAACCCAAATCCAAAGGTTTTAAAATTTTTAGAATCTCAAGGAATTCAAACTCAAAACCAACAAATCGATTCAAAAGATTTGAGCTGAGATATTTTTTGACAAGCTGCTAATGCAGGATTAAATGTAAGATTAAACGAGGATGCTAAAAATATTTTTGCCATAGCCTCAGAAAAAATGTTTGGAACTATTCAACCAAAATTACACCAACTAGATGAAACTGTTGCGGAACTAAGAAAACTTATCTTGAAACCAAATGTTTCATTACTGGGGGATAATTTAATTGAAAAAGTTGCTTTAGGTGACTTTGATCTGGCGTTAATGTACAATGGTGATGCAATTTACGCTAACCAAATTTTTAACGGGGAAGCTGAGCTAGAAGATGAAGACGATGAATTCTTATTCAATCAAAAATCTGATGCAGATAATCAGTTCTTCATTTACGGACGCCCAGGAAAAGTTCATTCAGATGGTCATACCGAAGGAACTAATGTATTTTCAGATAATATGGTAATTAATAAAGTTAATCGTAATATTGATTTATCTTACAAGTGAATTAATTTCATGTTAGAAAAAGCTCAAGATTTAACTGAATATGTGGGAATTACATCCCCGATTCAATCAGCAATGGACAATGTTGTGGGGGAAGGCGGGCTGTTTGCTAGCTACAAACAACTTTACCAACCACAAATCACTTTTGATGAAAATGCTAAGGGTACTGCCTTTAAATTTACCAAACAAGACGAAGCGCTAAATAATAAAATAATTGACGCTTTTAATTCTTTGGTAGCTGGTAAAAATTAAACCATAATCAAAAAAGCTTTATTTAAATAAAGCTTTTTTTAAATAAAATATTTTTTTATTGACTTTATACATTAATTAAATTAAAATAAAAAATGGATTAATTATCCAGAAAGAGGAAAATATGAAGAAATTATTATCAATTTTAGCCGCATTTGGATTATCAGCTTCAGCAGCAACTTCAGTTGTTGCATGTGATTCAGGTGATAGTGCGTCTGAAAAACTTGTAAAAGATTTTTACAAAAATTTAAAAGCTCCAGCAAATGAAGATGAAGCTGGACATGCCTATGATGACTTAATGGACGCAAGAAGTAAAGCTGTTAAAGAAATCAAGGAGGATGTATTTGATACTGAAGAACCCGAAGGAAATGTAACTCAAGAAGAATTAGATGCTATTGAAAATCATGAAAAAGCTCAATTAGTATTCGCTTACAATGTCACAATGGAATATTATGATATTTATGATTATATTTGAGATGGCGATAAGCAAGACGCTTTAGATCTACTACCAGAATTCAAAAAGCTTAAGGATTATAAAATGGACGTTCAAGACACAGGACTCAAATCTAATTTTGCACCTTCAAAAGCAAATAAAGAAGGTATTGACAAATTAAGTAAAGATCTTGAAGAAAAAATCAACGCTATCAAAGTTGATACTGAAGAACCTGAAGAACCAGGAACTGAAACAGAAGAAACTGTAACTAAATAATTTAAATATTTATAAAAGAAAAGTGAGTTAAATCACTTTTTTTATTTATCTTGGCTTGTATAATAATTTCACTATTTCAACTGTATTTAGTATTTTTTAAGCCTTTTCAAACAAAAAGCAATGATTTACTTCAAAAACTAAAATATTTTAGTATAATTATATTTGGTAATGGTGGTATAGCCAAGAGGCTAAGGCGTGGGACTGCAACTCCCTGATCACCGGTTCGACTCCGGTTACCACCTCCAAATAAAAACGACTGCGCTTTTGCGCATTTTTATTTACTGATTTTTTAAAAAAAATCAAATTATTTCAAAAAAATATTAATATTTTGTTATAATAAAAAAGTCGCCAGAATTGTAAAAAAATGAAAATTTTTATGTAATTTTGAGCAGACTTGTATTATAATATCATAGGTATGTTTAATGCGCCCGTAGATCAATTGGATAGATCGTTTGACTACGGATCAAAAGGTTAGGGGTTCGAGTCCCTTCGGGCGCGCCATTTTAAACCCAAGACATGTGATTTCTAATGGACGAATCATATGTTTAATACCGGGAAGTGGCTCAGTTTGGTAGAGCATTCGGTTTGGGACCGAAGGGTCGCAGGTTCAAATCCTGTCTTCCCGACCATTTATTAATTTATTTTTATGGGCCCTTAGCTCAGCTGGGAGAGCACCTGCCTTGCACGCAGGGGGTCGACGGTTCGATCCCGTTAGGGTCCACCATTTTATTTTTTTTACGGCGGAGTAGCTCAGTTGGTTAGAGCGTTCGGCTCATACCCGAAAGGTCAGGAGTTCAAGTCTCCTCCCCGCTACCATATTTAATTTTGGACCTTTAGCTCAGTTGGTTAGAGCATCCGGCTCATAACCGGACGGTCATTGGTTCAAGTCCAATAAGGTCCACCATGATTAGCTAAACAAGGCGGATTGTGAAGGACCCAAAATTCAACTTTTTGTGGAAGATTACCCAAGCCTGGCTGAAGGGGTCGGTCTTGAAAACCGAGAGTCGGGGAAACCCGAGCGGGGGTTCGAATCCCTCATCTTCCGCCATTTTTTATATTATTATCGCGGGGTGGAGCAGTTGGTAGCTCGTCGGGCTCATAACCCGAAGGTCGCAGGTTCAAGTCCTGCCCCCGCAACCATTGGCCCCATAGCGAAGTTGGTTATCGCGCCTCCCTGTCACGGAGGAGATCACGAGTTCGAGTCTCGTTGGGGTCGCCATCACATGGTTTTGTAGCTCAGTCGGTAGAGCAATTGATTGAAGCTCAATGTGTCGGCGGTTCAATTCCGTCCAAAACCACCATTTAAGTAACTTAGAGATGCGCTGCATCTTTTTTTTGTCCAAAAGTAGTTTATAATCATAGTAAGATAATAAAGTGAGGCAATTATGTTTTTAAAAAAGTCATTAAATTCAAATTTTATATTTAATCGAGGCGAGTGACTGGTCTATTTTGATGAAAATAATATTTTAAAAAAATCCAAATTGTCAATTCGAAGAGCAGGTAGAAAAATTAAAAATTATGAAAATTTTACCCAGTTTAAGAGATGGATACTTTGAAGATGAATAAACAAAAATTTTGTTTTTGATGAGAAATTCATCAATGGTTTTTTTAAACTCGTAAAGAAGATGGATATAACTCTGACATCAGAGGAAAATAGGTTCATTTTTAATGTTCAAGAAATTTATTTCAACAGTTGGCGTCCTCTAAAAGAACTGCCAGTTCGTTTTCAAGTGGAACCAAAAGAAATAATCAACTTTAAGGAAAGTTCAGTAAATGTTCACGAACTAATCCAAGACGAATCAAAATCGGGTGAAAAAATTAAGGCCAAATTTGATAATAATTACGACCTTTACTTTTCTTTTAAAAATATTTATTTCTGTGATAATAATCAGAAGTTTATCAAGAAAATTAATCTTAAAAAAGTAGAGAAAATTGAGTTAAAACATTTTGGAGTTATTATCCGTTTTAACGATCATAACTATTTATTCAGGGGCCCCAATAAATTGCTAATTTATTCAATTTTGCAAAGAATAATGCCGACTTATTTGGCCCCACTAAATACTTATCCAGATTTATATGGTTACTTTGATTTTTGATCAAAAATACAACAAAAAGTTCTTTAATAATTTTGTTCGTACTCTCTTTAAGAAGGTGTTTGGAAGTGTTATAATTTTTTGGTAGTAGAAAAAAGGAGAAACTCAATATGAGAAAACAAATTATTATCGGTAACTGAAAAATGTATAAAACAAATTCAGAAGCTTTAGACTTTATCAAGGCGGTTGACTCAAAAATCGTCAATAATCCTAACTTAATTGCAGGAGTGGGAGTTCCATTCACAGCTTTAAGTGAAGCTAGAAAAGCAGCTAAAAACTTAGTAATTGCTGCTGAAAATGTTCACTTTGAAAAAGAAGGAGCATTTACAGGGGAAATATCAATTCCAATGTTAAAAGATATCAACGTTAAATACGTTATTATTGGTCACTCAGAAAGACGTGAAATGTTTAATGAAACTGATGAAAGCGTTAACAAAAAAGCTAAGGCATTACTTGAAAATGATATGATACCAGTGCTTTGCTGTGGAGAATCTTTAGAAGTATTTGAAGCAAAGAAAACTAAGGCATGAGTGGAAAACCAAATTACAAAAGGATTTGCAAACATTAGTGCAGCGGATGCTAAAAAAGTTGTTATTGCTTATGAACCAATTTGAGCAATCGGAACTGGTAAAGTAGCAACTCCCGAAATTGCACAAGAAGTATGTAAAGTTGTTAGAGATAAAATCGCTAGTCTATATAGCAAAGAAGTTGCAGACGAAATTCTAATTCAATACGGGGGAAGTGTTAAACCTGAAAATATCAAAGAAATCTTGGGGCAAGCTGACATCGATGGAGCTCTTGTTGGAGGAGCTTCATTAATTCCTGACTCATATTTAGGGCTAGTAAATTTTAAATAATGAGCGAAATTAAATTATTAGCTTTGGATATGGACGGAACTAGTTATGAACCGATGGGAGAAATTGTGTCAAAAAATAAAGACGCAATTATTCAAGTAATTGAAAAAAATATCCCTGTTGTTTTTATTACCGGTCGACCAATTCATAGTCCTAAAAATAAATTACTAGAAAATGGATTTCTATCTAGTAACACAATCATGGCTGGATTTAATGGGGCTTGCATCTTTGATTTAAAAAATCAAAAGGTCATTGATGCAAAT
This Spiroplasma endosymbiont of Panorpa germanica DNA region includes the following protein-coding sequences:
- the tpiA gene encoding triose-phosphate isomerase, with the translated sequence MRKQIIIGNWKMYKTNSEALDFIKAVDSKIVNNPNLIAGVGVPFTALSEARKAAKNLVIAAENVHFEKEGAFTGEISIPMLKDINVKYVIIGHSERREMFNETDESVNKKAKALLENDMIPVLCCGESLEVFEAKKTKAWVENQITKGFANISAADAKKVVIAYEPIWAIGTGKVATPEIAQEVCKVVRDKIASLYSKEVADEILIQYGGSVKPENIKEILGQADIDGALVGGASLIPDSYLGLVNFK
- a CDS encoding lipoprotein produces the protein MKKLLSILAAFGLSASAATSVVACDSGDSASEKLVKDFYKNLKAPANEDEAGHAYDDLMDARSKAVKEIKEDVFDTEEPEGNVTQEELDAIENHEKAQLVFAYNVTMEYYDIYDYIWDGDKQDALDLLPEFKKLKDYKMDVQDTGLKSNFAPSKANKEGIDKLSKDLEEKINAIKVDTEEPEEPGTETEETVTK